From the Rhodothermales bacterium genome, one window contains:
- the gnd gene encoding decarboxylating 6-phosphogluconate dehydrogenase, with amino-acid sequence MQIAMIGLGKMGANMTVRLLNDGHNVVAFDLNEDAVRKAEAAGAVGARTLDEVVARMSAPRVVWVMVPAGKATESTVEALAERLSPGDLIVDGGNSNFKGTMQLGEAVEARGLHFVDVGTSGGVWGLKEGYSMMVGGSEAAVALLRPALESLAPAADKGWGHVGPIGAGHFVKMVHNGIEYGMMAAFAEGFALMRKRTDYGLDLAQIAKIWQHGSVVRSWLLDLTAEALEENPELDDIAPYVTDSGEGRWTVFEAIDQDLSAPIMTLALLQRLRSREEEGFTEKLLSAMRNKFGGHSIKKAV; translated from the coding sequence ATGCAAATTGCCATGATCGGCCTGGGCAAGATGGGCGCCAATATGACGGTGCGCCTCTTGAACGACGGCCACAATGTCGTCGCCTTCGACCTCAACGAAGACGCTGTCCGCAAAGCCGAAGCCGCCGGCGCCGTCGGCGCCCGCACGCTCGACGAAGTGGTCGCCCGGATGAGCGCCCCGCGCGTCGTATGGGTGATGGTGCCTGCCGGAAAAGCGACGGAGAGCACGGTGGAAGCCCTCGCCGAACGGCTCTCGCCCGGCGACCTCATCGTCGACGGCGGGAACAGCAATTTCAAGGGCACGATGCAGCTCGGCGAAGCCGTCGAGGCGCGCGGGCTGCACTTCGTCGATGTCGGGACGAGCGGCGGGGTCTGGGGGCTGAAGGAAGGCTACAGCATGATGGTCGGCGGCAGCGAAGCGGCCGTCGCCCTGCTCCGGCCGGCCCTCGAATCGCTCGCGCCGGCGGCCGACAAAGGCTGGGGCCACGTCGGACCGATCGGGGCCGGGCACTTCGTCAAGATGGTCCATAACGGCATCGAATACGGCATGATGGCCGCCTTCGCCGAAGGCTTCGCCCTCATGCGCAAGCGCACCGACTACGGGCTCGACCTCGCCCAGATCGCCAAAATCTGGCAGCACGGCAGCGTCGTCCGCTCCTGGCTCCTCGACCTCACGGCCGAGGCCCTCGAGGAAAATCCCGAACTCGACGACATCGCGCCCTACGTCACCGACTCCGGCGAGGGCCGCTGGACCGTGTTCGAAGCGATCGACCAGGACCTGTCCGCCCCGATCATGACCCTCGCCCTCCTGCAGCGCCTCCGCTCGCGCGAGGAAGAAGGCTTCACCGAAAAACTTCTCTCCGCCATGCGGAATAAGTTCGGCGGGCATAGCATCAAGAAGGCAGTCTGA
- the zwf gene encoding glucose-6-phosphate dehydrogenase: MNGAHAEPHLFIVFGGTGDLMRRKLLPALFQLAGNYQLGDRFQILGVARSNDHDDASYREFAASALHEFLGMQDEYVSKWCEDCLHFQSIQKGTAEDFAALGKRIEEVEQRHGLPGNRVFYLALGPSAFPSTIIGLGEAGLNESAGWTRLVIEKPFGHDFESAQALNATVHAHFKETQVYRIDHYLGKETVQNLLAFRFSNPMFESVWNRDRVENVQITVSEDLGVGTRAGYYDQSGALRDMVQNHLTQLLTLTAMEAPAAFEADAIRDEKVKVLRSIKSIRARDVIFGQYDHTQNNGHSTLGYLEEDGVAKGSKTETFVGLRLHIDNWRWEGVPFYLRTGKRLRKRVTQIIVNFKMPPVSLFQTFEGCHLHSNTLVMTLQPDEGFVLYFDVKQPGQGMNLQRQALKFRYSEKFGPLPDGYETLLHDVITNDQTLFVRADEVEAAWRLYEPLIELPIPRYPYESGDWGPQEAHQLLAEYGHRWVTG; the protein is encoded by the coding sequence ATGAACGGAGCACACGCGGAACCTCATCTTTTTATCGTCTTCGGCGGCACGGGCGACCTGATGCGCCGGAAGCTGTTGCCGGCCCTGTTCCAGCTGGCGGGCAATTACCAGCTGGGCGATCGATTCCAGATCCTCGGCGTGGCCCGAAGCAACGACCACGACGACGCCTCCTATCGCGAGTTCGCGGCTTCGGCGTTGCATGAATTCCTGGGGATGCAGGACGAGTACGTCAGCAAATGGTGTGAGGATTGCCTGCATTTCCAGAGCATCCAGAAAGGGACGGCCGAGGATTTCGCGGCGCTCGGCAAGCGGATCGAGGAAGTCGAGCAGCGGCATGGCCTACCCGGAAACCGCGTCTTTTACCTGGCGCTCGGCCCGTCCGCGTTCCCGTCGACGATCATCGGGCTCGGCGAAGCCGGCCTGAACGAGAGCGCCGGCTGGACGCGCCTCGTGATCGAGAAGCCGTTCGGACACGACTTCGAGTCGGCCCAGGCGCTCAACGCGACCGTGCATGCGCACTTCAAGGAGACGCAGGTCTACCGCATCGACCACTACCTCGGCAAGGAAACGGTGCAGAACCTGCTCGCCTTCCGGTTTTCGAACCCGATGTTCGAATCCGTCTGGAATCGCGACCGCGTGGAGAACGTGCAGATCACCGTGTCGGAAGACCTCGGGGTCGGGACGCGCGCCGGCTACTACGACCAGTCGGGCGCCCTGCGGGATATGGTCCAGAACCACCTCACGCAGCTGCTGACGCTGACCGCCATGGAGGCGCCGGCGGCCTTCGAGGCCGACGCCATCCGCGATGAGAAGGTCAAGGTGCTCCGCTCGATCAAGTCGATCCGCGCGCGCGACGTCATCTTCGGGCAGTACGACCACACCCAGAACAACGGCCACTCGACCCTCGGCTACCTCGAGGAAGACGGCGTGGCCAAAGGATCCAAGACCGAGACGTTCGTCGGCCTCCGGCTCCACATCGACAACTGGCGCTGGGAAGGCGTCCCGTTTTATCTCCGCACGGGCAAGCGGCTCCGCAAACGCGTGACGCAGATCATCGTCAACTTCAAGATGCCGCCCGTGTCGCTGTTCCAGACGTTTGAAGGGTGCCATCTGCACTCGAACACGCTGGTCATGACGCTGCAGCCGGACGAGGGCTTCGTGCTCTACTTCGATGTCAAGCAGCCCGGTCAGGGCATGAACCTCCAGCGGCAGGCGCTCAAGTTCCGCTACTCGGAGAAATTCGGCCCCCTGCCCGACGGCTACGAGACCCTGTTGCACGACGTCATCACGAACGACCAGACCCTGTTCGTCCGCGCCGACGAGGTGGAAGCGGCCTGGCGGCTTTATGAGCCGCTGATCGAGCTGCCGATCCCACGCTATCCGTACGAAAGCGGCGACTGGGGCCCACAGGAGGCGCACCAGCTGCTCGCGGAATACGGACATCGCTGGGTGACGGGGTGA
- the pgl gene encoding 6-phosphogluconolactonase has translation MPIHISPDKETLSRRAAEAVAERARACVAERGRCTIALAGGSTPRRLYEILATELRDDVPWERLHLVWGDERHVPHDDPKSNFRMAREAMLDRVPLLPDHIYPTPVAGAPDADAEAYARRIDALLAPDEGRLDLVLLGLGDDGHTASLFPGSPALGETERSVVAAPAPVAPHQRITLTFPVLNRARAVFFLVAGADKAPALACVFGKPGGVAECPAGRVQPDGGEVIWWLDEPAAAGL, from the coding sequence ATGCCCATCCACATCTCCCCCGACAAGGAAACCCTGAGCCGGCGCGCCGCCGAAGCGGTCGCCGAGCGGGCGCGTGCCTGCGTGGCCGAGCGCGGCCGATGCACGATCGCCCTCGCCGGCGGCAGCACGCCGCGACGCCTCTACGAAATCCTCGCCACCGAACTGCGAGACGACGTCCCGTGGGAACGCCTGCACCTCGTCTGGGGCGACGAGCGCCACGTGCCGCACGACGACCCGAAGAGCAACTTCCGGATGGCCCGCGAGGCGATGCTGGACCGCGTCCCGCTGCTCCCCGATCACATCTACCCGACCCCCGTCGCCGGCGCCCCCGATGCCGACGCCGAAGCCTATGCGCGCCGCATCGACGCCCTCCTCGCCCCCGACGAGGGCCGGCTCGACCTCGTCCTCCTCGGCCTCGGCGACGACGGCCACACTGCCTCCCTGTTTCCCGGCTCGCCTGCCCTGGGCGAAACCGAGCGCAGCGTCGTCGCCGCCCCGGCGCCCGTCGCCCCGCACCAGCGGATCACGCTCACCTTCCCGGTCCTGAATCGGGCGCGCGCCGTATTTTTCCTCGTCGCCGGCGCCGACAAGGCCCCGGCGCTCGCCTGCGTTTTCGGCAAACCCGGCGGCGTCGCGGAGTGCCCCGCGGGCCGCGTGCAGCCGGACGGCGGCGAGGTGATCTGGTGGCTCGACGAGCCGGCGGCGGCAGGACTTTAG
- a CDS encoding dihydrofolate reductase family protein: MPTVRVESFSISLDGFGAGPHQSLENPLGVGGGALHGWAAATRTFQERVFGQNGGETGLDDDIAVRGFENIGAWILGRNMFGPVRGPWPDESWRGWWGENPVYHVPIFVLTHHPRRPLEMEGGTTFYFITDGPEAALERARDAAGDRDVRIGGGVQTIQQYLRKGLIDTMHIAISPVLLGAGERLFEGINLPELGYTGVRHVASPAATHVFITRG; encoded by the coding sequence ATGCCTACCGTTCGCGTAGAAAGCTTTTCCATCTCCCTCGACGGCTTCGGCGCCGGCCCGCATCAGAGCCTCGAAAACCCGCTGGGCGTCGGCGGCGGCGCCCTGCACGGCTGGGCCGCGGCCACGCGGACGTTCCAGGAGCGCGTGTTCGGGCAGAACGGGGGTGAAACCGGGTTGGATGACGACATCGCGGTGCGCGGCTTCGAAAACATCGGGGCGTGGATCCTGGGGCGCAACATGTTCGGCCCCGTCCGCGGCCCGTGGCCCGACGAATCCTGGCGCGGATGGTGGGGCGAAAATCCCGTCTACCACGTTCCGATCTTCGTGCTCACCCATCATCCGCGACGGCCCCTCGAGATGGAGGGCGGCACGACGTTTTATTTCATCACCGACGGCCCCGAGGCCGCGCTCGAACGCGCCCGGGATGCCGCCGGCGACAGGGACGTGCGCATCGGCGGCGGCGTGCAGACGATCCAGCAATACCTCCGGAAGGGCCTGATCGACACGATGCATATCGCGATCTCCCCCGTCCTGCTCGGAGCCGGTGAACGCCTGTTCGAGGGGATCAACCTGCCGGAACTGGGCTACACCGGCGTACGGCACGTGGCCTCCCCCGCCGCGACACATGTCTTTATTACCCGAGGATGA
- a CDS encoding GNAT family protein: MTRFTLGEDIEARSLCTSDAPAVHALITANRAHLDRWLRWSSSVQTLSDVQALITRFEEKEAIRDGFHLGIWDNGVLAGGVVCWYIHRENRNAEVGYWLGASSQGKGLATRAARAVIAHLFEAERLHRIEMQCGVDNTGSRAVAERCGLLAEGIRRDSHWITDRFVNHVVYGILTTEWKRADDAVVDGSQPEKGRVIDPG; this comes from the coding sequence ATGACGCGATTTACCCTGGGCGAAGACATTGAAGCGCGCTCGTTATGCACGTCCGACGCGCCGGCCGTCCACGCACTTATCACGGCAAACCGCGCGCACCTGGACCGCTGGCTGCGCTGGTCGTCGTCGGTGCAGACGCTCTCGGACGTGCAGGCGCTGATCACCCGTTTCGAGGAGAAGGAGGCCATCCGTGACGGTTTTCATCTGGGGATCTGGGACAACGGCGTATTGGCCGGCGGGGTGGTCTGCTGGTACATCCACCGCGAAAACAGGAACGCCGAAGTGGGTTACTGGCTCGGGGCGTCATCCCAGGGAAAGGGCCTCGCTACCCGCGCGGCCCGCGCCGTCATCGCACATCTATTCGAGGCGGAACGACTGCATCGGATCGAAATGCAGTGCGGCGTCGACAACACGGGCAGCCGTGCCGTCGCAGAACGATGCGGCCTCCTCGCCGAGGGGATCCGGCGGGACTCCCACTGGATCACCGATCGCTTCGTGAACCACGTCGTCTACGGCATCCTCACCACGGAGTGGAAGCGCGCCGATGACGCGGTGGTCGACGGATCACAACCAGAGAAAGGCCGCGTGATCGACCCCGGTTGA
- a CDS encoding serine hydrolase encodes MNRRSFVSLCALPAICPNGFVRQRKGALPPIRPPSEDFQRQIPRLMEIAGVPGIGLALVQGDEIAWQYRHGFADRRRSLPVGDQTLWAAASLGKPVFAFAALHLVDEGLLDLDRPLKSYVPDHFPDDPRADRITARHALSHSSGLRNWYRNAGDPLELAFEPGSAFSYSGEGYYYLQRAIEHITGHGLDRFMRDRLFTPLGMDSSAYGWRPDWAERLVAGHGSRSAYDVFWKTLAEKLQRDADANNRMLADYTNEDVREAMARVAPESSTLPQSIIPNAAYSLVTTPVDFATYLVALLGGDVSGVGLKPETRQLAMTPAVHINSALGWGLGLGTEASETEDAAAAGDHYLWQWGDNGSWKNFVLAHPASRTGIVIFTNGDTGLNLCRRIIRASTGVDHAAFLWL; translated from the coding sequence ATGAATCGACGTTCATTCGTATCGCTATGCGCGCTTCCCGCCATCTGTCCGAACGGATTCGTCCGTCAGCGTAAGGGTGCCTTACCGCCCATCCGTCCGCCTTCGGAGGATTTTCAGCGGCAGATCCCGCGGCTCATGGAAATCGCCGGCGTGCCCGGTATCGGTCTGGCTCTCGTGCAGGGCGATGAGATCGCGTGGCAGTATCGACACGGCTTCGCGGATCGACGCCGATCGCTGCCTGTCGGAGACCAGACACTCTGGGCCGCTGCCTCTCTCGGCAAGCCGGTGTTCGCGTTTGCCGCCCTGCATCTCGTGGACGAGGGGCTGCTCGACCTCGATCGTCCCTTAAAATCATATGTGCCGGATCATTTTCCGGACGATCCCCGGGCCGACCGCATCACCGCGCGGCATGCGCTGAGCCATTCCTCCGGGCTGCGGAACTGGTACCGGAACGCCGGCGACCCGCTCGAGCTCGCCTTCGAGCCAGGGTCGGCGTTCAGCTATTCGGGCGAGGGGTACTATTATCTCCAGCGCGCCATCGAGCACATCACAGGTCATGGTCTCGACCGGTTCATGCGGGATCGGCTATTCACTCCGCTCGGCATGGACTCGTCGGCCTATGGCTGGCGCCCGGACTGGGCCGAGCGGTTGGTTGCCGGGCACGGTAGCCGTTCGGCGTACGATGTATTCTGGAAGACCCTTGCCGAAAAGCTGCAACGTGATGCCGACGCCAATAATCGCATGCTGGCCGACTATACCAACGAGGACGTTCGCGAGGCCATGGCGCGTGTCGCCCCCGAATCGTCGACGCTCCCGCAATCCATCATTCCGAACGCGGCGTACAGCCTTGTCACCACGCCGGTAGATTTCGCGACGTATCTGGTCGCCTTGCTGGGCGGAGACGTATCCGGCGTCGGTCTGAAACCCGAAACAAGACAACTCGCGATGACGCCAGCCGTTCACATCAACAGCGCGCTGGGGTGGGGCCTTGGGTTGGGCACGGAGGCATCGGAAACGGAAGATGCAGCGGCGGCCGGCGATCACTACCTCTGGCAATGGGGTGATAACGGCAGCTGGAAAAACTTTGTGCTCGCGCATCCGGCGAGTCGCACCGGGATCGTCATTTTCACAAACGGCGATACGGGCCTCAATCTGTGCCGGCGCATCATTCGTGCGTCAACCGGGGTCGATCACGCGGCCTTTCTCTGGTTGTGA
- a CDS encoding DNA alkylation repair protein, with protein sequence MHADVVRQVLESLANPDIAAHSQRFFKTAPGEYGAGDLFRGIRVPKQREVARRFRLLPFEETIALLQSPYHEDRLVALFILVDQYKRGDPATRTRVYDAYLRHTARVNNWDLVDSSAHLIVGPQIEATGERDVLDRLAASKSLWERRIAMIATAHFIRQGDFSDALRIAETLVEDPEDLIHKAVGWMLREIGNRSVDAEEAFLDKHVRRMPRTMLRYAIEKFDEGRRQWYLRHPTAGKP encoded by the coding sequence ATGCATGCAGACGTCGTACGTCAGGTCCTGGAATCCCTCGCGAACCCCGACATCGCCGCCCATTCGCAGCGGTTCTTCAAGACCGCCCCCGGAGAATACGGCGCCGGCGACCTCTTCCGGGGCATCCGCGTCCCGAAGCAGCGCGAGGTCGCCCGGCGATTCCGCTTGCTGCCCTTCGAGGAAACGATCGCGCTGCTCCAATCCCCCTACCACGAGGACCGGCTCGTCGCCCTGTTCATCCTCGTCGACCAGTACAAGCGCGGCGACCCGGCCACCCGAACGCGCGTTTATGACGCCTACCTCCGCCATACGGCGAGGGTCAACAACTGGGACCTCGTCGACAGCTCGGCGCACCTCATCGTCGGGCCGCAGATCGAAGCGACGGGCGAGCGCGACGTGCTGGACCGGCTGGCCGCCTCGAAGAGCCTGTGGGAACGCCGCATCGCCATGATCGCGACCGCGCATTTCATCCGGCAGGGCGATTTCAGCGACGCGCTCCGCATCGCCGAGACCCTCGTCGAAGACCCCGAAGACCTCATCCACAAGGCCGTAGGCTGGATGCTGCGGGAGATCGGCAACCGGTCCGTCGACGCCGAGGAGGCCTTCCTCGATAAACACGTCCGGCGTATGCCCCGGACCATGCTCCGCTACGCCATCGAAAAATTCGACGAGGGTCGCCGGCAATGGTACCTGCGCCACCCGACCGCCGGGAAACCGTAA